In Rana temporaria chromosome 3, aRanTem1.1, whole genome shotgun sequence, a single window of DNA contains:
- the LOC120933155 gene encoding protein phosphatase 1 regulatory subunit 3C-like: protein MPGDFSMCLCLSPPPPLQLRRPSTGTLRPCLASFPRPPDTRKKGVVFADALGLALTTVRHFSRSFFDEDPLVLALASLRVLRPFSTSSYTLDFQPPAHDYTGFQAKLNKQQVCLEQCAVQGAAVAGTIKVRNLGYEKRVTLRVSYDHWQSHYDLLCSYLRDPYGGRETDMFSFRLPLAPGAQHAEFCISFWCQGKEYWDNNEGENYAVHKETQHGKNLLQRVYW, encoded by the coding sequence ATGCCTGGCGATTTCTCCATGTGTCTGTGTCTCAGTCCACCTCCTCCACTACAGTTGCGTCGTCCATCTACAGGAACACTTCGACCATGCCTGGCTTCATTTCCTCGTCCCCCTGACACCCGTAAAAAGGGTGTAGTCTTTGCTGATGCCCTTGGACTAGCTCTTACTACTGTTCGCCATTTCTCACGCTCGTTCTTTGATGAGGATCCCCTGGTACTTGCATTGGCTTCCTTGCGAGTCTTGCGTCCTTTCTCCACCTCATCGTACACACTGGACTTTCAGCCTCCTGCTCATGACTATACTGGCTTCCAAGCTAAGCTCAACAAGCAGCAGGTATGCCTGGAGCAGTGTGCGGTCCAAGGGGCTGCGGTGGCAGGCACTATAAAAGTTCGTAACCTTGGCTATGAGAAACGGGTCACTCTAAGAGTGAGCTATGACCACTGGCAAAGCCACTATGACCTTCTGTGCTCTTATCTCCGTGATCCGTATGGTGGACGGGAGACTGATATGTTTTCTTTCAGGCTTCCGCTGGCACCAGGCGCTCAACATGCGGAGTTCTGTATCTCCTTCTGGTGCCAGGGCAAGGAATACTGGGACAACAATGAAGGTGAAAACTATGCAGTACACAAGGAGACCCAACATGGCAAAAACCTTCTTCAAAGGGTGTATTGGTGA